GCCTATGCAAGGTGAATAAGCTTTTGAATTTACCGCACACAATTCATGTTCACACAAATAATCTTGGAAAACCCGGAAACTATGCTACGACATTGGATACTATGAAATGCGTTGAGGATCTGGCTGAGGATGGAAAACCAGCGATTCACATAACTCATTGCCAATTCAGCGCCTTCAAGGGTGAGGACTGGAAGACTATGGAGTCAGGTGCGGCTGAAATCGCCAAATATGTCAACGCCCACTCACATGTCACATTAGATATGGGGCAAGTCGTATTCACTGATACAACCACCATGACGGCTGACGGCCCATTCCAATATACCCTCTACGAGCTTACTGGAAACAAGTGGGTAAATCACGACGTGGAAACTGAAACGGGTGCTGGAATAGTTCCATTCCATTATAGAAGAAAAAGTTATGTGCATTCAACCCAGTGGAGCATAGGCTTAGAACTAGCCCTGCTCATTAAGGATCCATGGAAAATCTACTTGACAACGGATCATCCAAACGCCGCTCCCTTCATAACTTATCCAAGAATAATCATGTGGCTCATGAGCAGAAAGGCAAGAGAGGAGACTCTGAAAAGGACCCATAAGAAAACCCAGAGGAAAAGTCTACTCTATACCATAGACCGTGAATTAGACTTCTACGAAATAGCCATCATGACAAGGGCTGGCCAAGCCAAGGCTTTAGGCCTAAAGAATAAGGGGCATCTAGGCATAGGTGCAGACGCTGATATAGCAATCTACAAGTTTAATCCAGAACAGATAGATCCGGCGAAGAATTATACGCTTGTTAGGAGAGCATTTGAAAATTCAGCCTATACAATAAAGGATGGAGAAATAGTGGCGAAGGACGGCGAAATAGTCAAACATGTTACGGGCAGAACCATATGGCTTGACATAAAGGTTTCAGATCCATGGCGAGTAACGGAAGACTTTAAGCGAAGATTCAGGGAATACTGGACCGTTGAGTATGAAAATTATCCAGTTTCCGAGCATTATCTTGCAGTTTCAAGTCCAATAACCATAAAGGCGGAGGTCTGAAATGATAAACCTATACGCAAAAAGGGAATTCACGCTTCCAATATTCGCAGAATGCATAACACCAGACAACTTTCAAGGAAAAACGATAGAAGAAATTGAAATATTAAAGGTTTGGGAAGGAAACAAGGAGAAAAAACTTGGAGAACTATTCAAAGTTGAAAAGATCAAGAGGGAAGAAGAGAAAAATCTAACCATAACAATTTATGGCGACTTAAGTAAAATTCGGAAAATCGGAGCTGAAATGACCACTGGCGAAATAGTGATTCACGGAAACGTTGGCATGTATCTGGGGCAAGAAATGAAGGGTGGAAAAATAACTGTTCGTGGAAATGCAGCTGGCTGGGTCGGCACAATGATAAAAGGTGGAACAATCGAAATTTTCGGAAACGCAGGCGACTACTTGGGAGCTCCCTACAGGGGAAGCACTCAAGGAATGCGTGGTGGAAAAATAATAGTTCATGGAAACGTTGGAAACGAGGCTGGAGCGTACATGCGGAAGGGAATAATCAAAATTTACGGCGCAGCCGGACAGTTTACTGGTTTAAGAATGCGCAATGGAACAATATATGTTAAAGAAAACTGCGGAGGACGTGTCGGAGCCTGCATGACCGGTGGAAAAATAGTTGTAGGCGGATACTTGGAATCTGTCATGCCAACATTTACAATTGACAGCATCAAGAAGAAAGTAAAAATTGAAGAAAATGAAAAAATTGAAGGGCCTTTCTACCTATTTATTGGAGATTTAACCGAGAACGGAGAGGGAAAACTATACGTTTCCAAAGAAAAAAATCCCCAGTTAAGCCATTATGAAAAATTTCTCTAAATCAATTTTGAAGGGAACCTAAATTGAATGTTCCAAGCGTAAACCGTTTGGCATGGAAGCTAGTAGAAAAATTACGTGAAAAATCGGAACTCTACAATGTTCATGTTGAGAAGTTAAGTTCAGGCACCACCATAATTGATGCTGGAATAAAAGCTAAAGGCGGTTTTCAAGCTGGAAAAATAATAACCGAAATTTGCATGGGTGGATGTGGAAAAGCAAGAATTACATGCGAAAACTACGGTGAAACAAAACTTCCATCAATTTTCGTTTATACTGATAATCCAGTTATTGCAACGCTCGGTTCACAGTTTGCCGGTTGGCAAATAAAAGAAGGGGACTACTTTGCAATCGGCTCTGGGCCAGCTAGGGCTCTGTCACTAAAGCCTAAGGAAATTTACGAGAAAATAGGTTACAAAGACGATTACGATAGGGCTGTTGTCGTTTTAGAAACCAGTAAATATCCGCCGCAAAGTCTAATTGACCGCTTCGTGAACGAATGTAAAGTTTCACATGAAAACTTAGCTATTGTTTTAACTCCAACTGCAAGTTTGGCTGGTGCAACTCAAGTTTCTGGTAGAATAGTTGAAACTGGAATTCATAAACTCAGCAAGGTTGGACTTGACCCAAATAAAATATTGTATGCTTGGGGTCATGCGCCAATTTCGCCTTTACATCCAAAATTTACCATTGCCATGGCGAGAACCAACGACGCCATTCTTTATGGAGGAGTAACTTACTATGTTGTGGATTATGAAAACGAGGAAGAACTCGAAAGGATAGTTAAGTCCGCACCTTCCAGTGCTTCCAGAGACTATGGGAGACCATTTATAGAAATATTTAAGGAAGTAAACTACGACTTCTACAAAATTGACCCAAATCTATTCGCCCCGGCAGTTCTTATAGTTAACAATCTAAGGACTGGTAACACATTTAAGGCTGGAAAAATTAATGTTGAGATACTAATGGAATCATTGGGTTTCAAATCCTAGAGGGATTG
The Candidatus Bathyarchaeota archaeon DNA segment above includes these coding regions:
- a CDS encoding formylmethanofuran dehydrogenase subunit A; the protein is LCKVNKLLNLPHTIHVHTNNLGKPGNYATTLDTMKCVEDLAEDGKPAIHITHCQFSAFKGEDWKTMESGAAEIAKYVNAHSHVTLDMGQVVFTDTTTMTADGPFQYTLYELTGNKWVNHDVETETGAGIVPFHYRRKSYVHSTQWSIGLELALLIKDPWKIYLTTDHPNAAPFITYPRIIMWLMSRKAREETLKRTHKKTQRKSLLYTIDRELDFYEIAIMTRAGQAKALGLKNKGHLGIGADADIAIYKFNPEQIDPAKNYTLVRRAFENSAYTIKDGEIVAKDGEIVKHVTGRTIWLDIKVSDPWRVTEDFKRRFREYWTVEYENYPVSEHYLAVSSPITIKAEV
- a CDS encoding methenyltetrahydromethanopterin cyclohydrolase; amino-acid sequence: MNVPSVNRLAWKLVEKLREKSELYNVHVEKLSSGTTIIDAGIKAKGGFQAGKIITEICMGGCGKARITCENYGETKLPSIFVYTDNPVIATLGSQFAGWQIKEGDYFAIGSGPARALSLKPKEIYEKIGYKDDYDRAVVVLETSKYPPQSLIDRFVNECKVSHENLAIVLTPTASLAGATQVSGRIVETGIHKLSKVGLDPNKILYAWGHAPISPLHPKFTIAMARTNDAILYGGVTYYVVDYENEEELERIVKSAPSSASRDYGRPFIEIFKEVNYDFYKIDPNLFAPAVLIVNNLRTGNTFKAGKINVEILMESLGFKS
- a CDS encoding formylmethanofuran dehydrogenase subunit C, producing MINLYAKREFTLPIFAECITPDNFQGKTIEEIEILKVWEGNKEKKLGELFKVEKIKREEEKNLTITIYGDLSKIRKIGAEMTTGEIVIHGNVGMYLGQEMKGGKITVRGNAAGWVGTMIKGGTIEIFGNAGDYLGAPYRGSTQGMRGGKIIVHGNVGNEAGAYMRKGIIKIYGAAGQFTGLRMRNGTIYVKENCGGRVGACMTGGKIVVGGYLESVMPTFTIDSIKKKVKIEENEKIEGPFYLFIGDLTENGEGKLYVSKEKNPQLSHYEKFL